In Candidatus Nitrosocosmicus arcticus, the following proteins share a genomic window:
- a CDS encoding VOC family protein, with amino-acid sequence MSELNLFPSGYHSVNPYLVIGDVLEFIKFSKTVFNAVLVKQIKEENGTYAEVRIGDTCIMMEENHQISHLDSSSLWVYVRDADAIYDRALKAALNRLKHLKTSTQ; translated from the coding sequence ATGTCCGAGTTAAACTTGTTTCCTTCAGGCTACCATTCGGTAAATCCGTATTTGGTAATTGGAGATGTATTAGAATTTATAAAATTTTCAAAAACAGTGTTTAATGCAGTACTTGTAAAGCAAATTAAAGAAGAGAATGGAACATACGCAGAAGTTAGAATAGGGGATACCTGTATTATGATGGAGGAAAATCATCAAATTAGCCATTTAGATTCATCTTCATTATGGGTTTATGTTAGGGATGCCGACGCTATTTACGATAGAGCGTTAAAAGCAGCTCTAAATCGCTTGAAGCACCTAAAGACAAGTACACAGTAG
- a CDS encoding PDC sensor domain-containing protein, whose product MRIPLILNKTNIIAGVFVITDQMTQHIPLQTFATSKLFFFFTMFIIAVCLYSLMVQPLIAQHIDKATQQSSYLQELPIINTDKSNMLILFAYLINDKISNTIDVLEISSRDKSLKDVPFQNNVSNDFNGISPSLELDKRNLANDILQRNKDIASIFFVLPNGDIYIGEPYSHQEQLPRINFADREWYKGVAQSNQTYISSIFLSASINSPAIAIAVPVYSLISDLGNQTGLSSLSGYWVGIINLQSIQDMFENQSLITEDQFILIDHNGMELLNTKTSNSESVNSESLENESTLCPINNMTDQVKLNTFEHFNIIQAVDDTKSVYNKVNLDDGVVMFWKPTKIKESNWYLVLVTRT is encoded by the coding sequence TTGAGAATTCCTCTAATTTTAAACAAAACTAATATCATAGCTGGTGTCTTTGTCATCACTGATCAGATGACTCAGCACATTCCTCTACAAACTTTTGCTACTAGTAAATTATTTTTTTTCTTTACGATGTTTATCATTGCTGTCTGCCTATATTCATTAATGGTCCAACCCCTCATCGCTCAACATATTGATAAAGCCACCCAGCAATCAAGTTATTTGCAAGAACTTCCAATAATCAATACTGATAAGTCCAACATGCTTATCCTTTTTGCCTATTTGATAAACGACAAGATATCAAATACAATTGATGTTCTTGAAATTTCAAGCAGAGATAAATCGCTGAAGGATGTACCTTTTCAGAACAATGTTAGTAATGATTTTAACGGTATCTCCCCGAGCTTAGAATTGGACAAAAGAAACCTAGCTAATGATATCCTCCAACGAAACAAAGATATTGCAAGCATTTTCTTTGTTCTGCCTAATGGAGATATCTATATCGGAGAACCATATAGTCATCAGGAGCAGCTTCCAAGAATTAATTTTGCTGATAGAGAATGGTATAAAGGAGTTGCCCAGAGTAATCAAACCTACATTAGTTCAATTTTCTTGTCTGCTTCGATAAATTCTCCTGCAATTGCAATAGCGGTCCCAGTTTATTCTCTGATAAGCGATTTGGGTAATCAAACCGGTTTAAGCTCTCTGAGTGGATACTGGGTCGGGATAATAAATTTACAATCTATACAAGACATGTTTGAGAATCAGTCTCTAATTACTGAAGATCAATTCATTTTGATTGATCATAACGGGATGGAGCTTTTAAATACCAAAACATCGAATTCCGAATCTGTAAATTCCGAAAGCCTCGAAAATGAATCTACGTTGTGTCCAATTAATAATATGACCGATCAGGTTAAACTCAATACCTTTGAACATTTTAATATAATCCAAGCAGTAGATGATACTAAATCCGTTTATAACAAAGTGAATTTGGACGATGGGGTGGTGATGTTTTGGAAGCCTACCAAAATCAAGGAATCCAACTGGTATTTAGTTTTAGTAACAAGAACCTGA
- a CDS encoding EamA family transporter produces the protein MTLNHQTKIWLILISLWVINGSSFLAIKVAIDTIPPLLSAGLRFSIAGAILFTVYFLQVNQNRFGKHLGSEHSQKMLEAGPQVQFPVKVSRERITLHQWKDSLILGVTLFLGGQGLLTWGAQYLSSGMTGLLNSTIPLWVAIIGYLIYRWLKKGAPGKKMSKVTILGLVTGFSGLMLLIGPSVGSGDLDPIGTIALIISSVFWAIGSIYSTRAQLPVSILASSGMIMITGGLMLTGVSFMFGEYKNLDLMQVSIQSIIAQIYLIGIITVVGFTDFYWLLRVTSASLANTFAYVSPVIAVLLGWAILHENLTLITVIAMAIILAGVALMVTKKRAPSKSKQI, from the coding sequence ATGACTTTGAATCACCAAACCAAAATATGGTTAATTTTGATTTCGCTTTGGGTAATTAATGGTTCCAGCTTCCTTGCCATTAAAGTGGCTATTGATACTATTCCACCTCTGTTGAGCGCCGGTTTACGCTTTAGTATAGCCGGTGCAATATTGTTCACAGTTTATTTTCTTCAGGTCAACCAAAACAGATTTGGGAAACACCTCGGTTCGGAGCATTCTCAAAAAATGCTAGAAGCAGGACCACAAGTTCAATTTCCGGTAAAGGTATCTAGGGAACGGATTACTCTTCATCAATGGAAGGACAGTCTCATTCTAGGTGTTACGTTATTCTTAGGTGGACAAGGGTTGTTAACATGGGGAGCCCAATACTTATCCTCAGGTATGACAGGATTGCTAAACTCTACTATCCCTTTATGGGTAGCGATTATAGGCTATCTAATTTACAGATGGTTAAAGAAAGGTGCGCCTGGTAAAAAAATGTCAAAAGTAACCATCCTAGGTTTGGTAACTGGTTTTAGCGGGTTGATGCTCCTAATTGGCCCTTCAGTTGGTTCTGGAGACCTTGATCCAATTGGAACAATAGCGTTAATAATTAGCTCGGTCTTTTGGGCGATTGGATCTATTTATTCAACCAGAGCACAACTCCCGGTTAGCATTTTGGCATCTTCTGGTATGATAATGATCACCGGTGGATTGATGCTTACTGGCGTGAGTTTCATGTTTGGCGAGTATAAAAATTTGGATCTGATGCAAGTTTCCATCCAGTCCATAATAGCCCAAATATACTTGATAGGAATAATAACGGTTGTTGGGTTTACCGATTTTTACTGGCTACTAAGAGTGACTTCCGCATCTCTTGCTAATACGTTTGCCTACGTTAGTCCAGTGATAGCAGTGCTTTTAGGATGGGCAATTTTACATGAAAATTTAACATTGATAACCGTAATAGCAATGGCAATAATTCTAGCAGGAGTCGCATTAATGGTGACAAAAAAGAGAGCTCCGAGCAAATCAAAACAGATTTAG
- a CDS encoding patatin-like phospholipase family protein has product MSGEKITTIENVLVLQGGGSLGAFGCGVYKALVKNQLHFDLIAGTSIGGINAAIIAGSRNKDKTDEMLEGFWIELSESFINNDKFYSFSSSNLMKQFYESFVYPLSQIDAINKYLKIKKEQQVKIKQVESFYSSAVFGNEKFFKPRWFPEYAFSDPEYFEPLKWTYLYDHQPLIKTLDRYIDYDKLKPGANDNPRLILTAVNVLDSKALIFDSFKQQIEPKHILATSAYPLYNFPWIEVDKGVYAWDGGLLSNTPLREVLDASPVRDKKIFLVENYPKEADALPSNLAEVYHRARDIIFSDKTEHNIKMSRVITRYLDFIEDLYLIIENNTDKLQLDESILRNIRLRYKKYHKDHGAEIKDIYYISRDEEYPHIFENADFSPDTIKESIKAGEEKANKVIQDHKDK; this is encoded by the coding sequence ATGTCGGGAGAAAAAATTACAACGATAGAGAACGTGTTGGTGCTGCAAGGTGGTGGGTCACTTGGGGCGTTTGGATGTGGGGTATACAAAGCATTAGTAAAAAATCAACTTCATTTTGATTTGATTGCAGGGACCTCAATTGGAGGAATAAATGCAGCCATTATAGCAGGTAGCCGAAATAAAGATAAGACAGATGAAATGCTGGAAGGTTTCTGGATCGAGCTTTCTGAAAGTTTTATTAATAATGATAAATTTTACAGTTTTTCGAGTTCTAACCTAATGAAGCAGTTTTATGAAAGTTTTGTCTATCCGCTTTCTCAGATAGACGCGATTAATAAATATTTAAAAATTAAGAAGGAACAACAGGTTAAGATCAAGCAAGTTGAATCTTTCTACAGCTCTGCCGTTTTTGGGAATGAAAAATTCTTCAAACCTAGATGGTTTCCAGAATATGCATTTTCAGATCCTGAATACTTCGAACCATTGAAATGGACATACCTTTATGATCATCAACCATTGATTAAAACTTTGGACAGATATATCGATTATGACAAGTTAAAGCCAGGTGCAAATGATAATCCACGCCTAATATTAACTGCTGTTAATGTTCTGGATTCTAAAGCGCTAATATTTGATAGTTTCAAGCAACAAATAGAGCCGAAGCACATTTTAGCAACATCTGCATACCCACTTTACAATTTTCCATGGATAGAAGTTGACAAAGGGGTTTATGCCTGGGATGGGGGCCTTTTGAGTAACACGCCACTTAGGGAAGTGCTGGACGCATCACCGGTTAGGGATAAGAAAATATTCCTAGTAGAAAATTATCCAAAGGAGGCTGATGCGTTACCGAGTAATTTAGCCGAAGTATATCACAGAGCCAGAGACATCATTTTTTCAGACAAAACTGAACATAATATAAAAATGTCACGAGTAATTACACGGTATTTAGATTTTATTGAAGATCTATACCTTATTATTGAAAATAATACAGATAAATTACAGTTAGATGAGAGCATTTTAAGGAATATTCGTCTAAGATATAAAAAATATCATAAGGATCATGGTGCTGAAATAAAAGACATTTATTATATTTCACGCGATGAAGAGTATCCTCATATCTTTGAAAATGCCGATTTCTCTCCTGATACGATCAAGGAATCAATAAAAGCAGGAGAGGAGAAAGCCAATAAAGTCATACAAGATCATAAGGACAAGTAA
- a CDS encoding hemerythrin domain-containing protein, which yields MSKLKSTQDLKDDHITIRRIKDVALKCSKRLYESKSVPIEDIEIISVVIEEFVDHFHHGKEETAYFPETTEKGDFSEDIRKFLIEHEFGRRIAIMLRKAVITWRSKINEANHGEEQTEHLLEPIARFLKAYAIFIEDHTGKEDKFFDRIEKGEIISKGEDELLLMHYESCLNQAGGKIRIEQMVKLINYLENKDWMKD from the coding sequence TTGTCGAAATTGAAATCAACCCAAGATCTTAAGGATGATCATATTACCATACGAAGAATTAAAGATGTTGCTTTAAAGTGCTCAAAGAGGTTGTATGAAAGCAAGTCTGTTCCTATAGAAGATATAGAAATAATTTCAGTCGTAATTGAGGAGTTTGTGGACCATTTCCACCACGGAAAAGAAGAAACAGCGTACTTTCCTGAAACTACAGAAAAAGGAGATTTTTCAGAAGACATTCGGAAATTTCTGATTGAGCATGAGTTTGGGAGGAGAATTGCCATTATGCTCAGGAAGGCGGTAATAACCTGGAGATCAAAAATCAATGAGGCCAATCACGGGGAAGAACAAACAGAACATCTTCTAGAGCCTATTGCAAGATTCTTAAAAGCATATGCCATCTTTATTGAGGACCATACTGGAAAAGAGGACAAATTCTTTGATAGGATTGAGAAAGGCGAAATTATTTCGAAGGGCGAAGATGAGTTATTGTTAATGCATTATGAGTCATGCCTGAATCAAGCAGGGGGGAAAATCAGAATAGAGCAAATGGTTAAATTAATAAATTATCTTGAAAATAAAGACTGGATGAAAGATTGA
- a CDS encoding tetratricopeptide repeat protein, which translates to MSEGCGIVDQWYYMGLTLYRKKSYAKAIKYFDRSLELSSKKGFNSWYMKGNSFYHMNEFEEAIKCFDKSIS; encoded by the coding sequence ATGTCAGAAGGCTGTGGTATTGTAGATCAATGGTATTATATGGGATTAACCTTATATAGAAAGAAATCGTATGCGAAAGCTATAAAATACTTTGATAGGTCTCTGGAGCTTTCTTCAAAGAAGGGCTTTAATTCATGGTATATGAAGGGAAATTCTTTCTATCATATGAATGAATTCGAAGAGGCTATCAAATGCTTTGATAAATCCATATCGTAA
- a CDS encoding DUF2299 family protein, translating to MTDSNKDHVYITILQWLKDYGYSIKDEKLRTSTAEYYAKVFPPNQDIKFFEIVSDADLKEGFLLRMSVAFNPKDRSDFEHLKEGVQNDLFIRLHKILSPIRLLCKIENSVISVEKYLFVDVNSIECKQYLWDSVIEMSNAMYLIELTFYEFIGDLFPKRDK from the coding sequence TTGACAGATAGTAACAAGGATCATGTTTACATTACGATTCTTCAATGGTTAAAGGATTACGGTTATTCCATAAAGGATGAGAAACTGAGAACTAGTACAGCAGAGTATTATGCTAAGGTATTTCCGCCAAACCAGGATATAAAATTTTTTGAAATAGTTTCAGACGCTGATCTTAAGGAGGGGTTCTTACTTCGTATGAGTGTAGCATTTAATCCAAAAGATAGAAGCGACTTTGAACATCTTAAGGAGGGGGTTCAGAATGATCTTTTTATCCGGCTGCACAAAATACTTTCGCCAATTAGGTTACTCTGTAAAATTGAAAATTCCGTGATTAGCGTGGAGAAGTATTTATTTGTTGATGTGAATTCCATAGAATGTAAACAATATTTATGGGATAGCGTAATCGAGATGTCAAACGCGATGTATTTAATTGAACTTACATTTTATGAATTCATAGGAGATCTTTTTCCAAAAAGAGATAAGTAA
- a CDS encoding ferritin-like domain-containing protein, with translation MSNSIDNNTSTFNNKTVPTKEDLVNGLNEDLAREYKAIIQYVVFSTTLKGAEYGNIAEQLEKHASDELDHALKVAKQIDYLGGDPVVKGKDAETSNEPKKMLEIDLFAEQETIKNYRERIQQAEAAGEFALSEILRGIITQEQDHEIDLKDALGMK, from the coding sequence ATGTCAAATAGCATTGATAACAATACATCCACATTCAATAATAAGACAGTTCCAACTAAAGAGGACCTGGTAAACGGACTAAATGAGGATCTTGCACGTGAGTACAAAGCTATAATTCAATATGTTGTCTTCAGTACCACGCTCAAAGGAGCTGAGTATGGAAATATAGCAGAACAGTTAGAAAAGCATGCATCGGATGAACTCGATCATGCATTAAAAGTAGCAAAACAAATCGACTATTTAGGTGGAGATCCAGTAGTAAAAGGAAAAGATGCGGAAACATCGAATGAGCCTAAAAAAATGCTTGAGATAGACCTTTTCGCAGAACAAGAAACAATCAAGAACTATAGAGAAAGGATTCAACAAGCAGAGGCTGCCGGAGAATTCGCTTTATCAGAAATACTTAGAGGAATTATCACTCAGGAACAAGATCATGAGATTGATTTAAAAGATGCTCTCGGGATGAAATAA
- a CDS encoding cupredoxin domain-containing protein yields the protein MKINPFFLVTMLILVATLVTMEVYIQNVNAQNSSDLDTPVPADVTIPGIEKIQVSIVPGATFLTDTAYDPNPIEVNVGQTILWTNDDFSFHTVTSGVVGDTNSVRIFDSGLAGPTALASTGKTYEYTFESAGEYPYYCILHPGMVGKVIVT from the coding sequence ATGAAAATAAACCCATTTTTTTTAGTGACCATGTTAATCCTAGTTGCAACTTTAGTTACCATGGAAGTGTATATTCAAAATGTAAATGCTCAAAATAGCAGTGATCTGGATACTCCAGTTCCTGCCGATGTCACAATTCCCGGTATAGAGAAAATTCAGGTGTCGATTGTACCTGGAGCGACATTCCTAACTGATACTGCATATGATCCAAATCCTATAGAGGTAAACGTGGGTCAAACAATCCTATGGACAAATGACGATTTTTCATTTCATACAGTTACATCAGGAGTGGTGGGAGATACGAATTCGGTACGTATATTCGATTCTGGGTTGGCAGGTCCAACAGCACTGGCTAGTACCGGTAAAACCTATGAATATACATTTGAATCAGCTGGTGAATATCCATACTACTGTATTTTACATCCGGGAATGGTGGGGAAGGTAATTGTTACGTGA
- a CDS encoding response regulator yields MTRKKILIVDDEYDITFVFKIILEEKDFVTDVYNDPIVALSRYKPYYYDLVMIDLKLPGMTGFELYNQLRMIDNKTKVCFLTSSEQFHQQYRSNEFQDFDPDLFIQKPVENEVLINKIIKIMKK; encoded by the coding sequence ATGACTAGAAAGAAAATACTAATAGTTGATGACGAATATGACATCACTTTTGTCTTTAAAATTATACTAGAAGAAAAAGACTTTGTCACAGATGTTTATAACGACCCAATTGTTGCGTTGTCAAGATATAAACCATACTACTATGATTTAGTAATGATTGATCTTAAGTTACCTGGAATGACCGGATTTGAGTTATACAATCAACTCAGGATGATTGATAATAAAACCAAAGTATGCTTTTTGACATCTAGTGAACAGTTTCACCAACAGTATCGTAGTAATGAATTCCAAGATTTTGACCCAGATCTTTTCATTCAAAAGCCAGTTGAGAATGAAGTATTGATCAATAAAATCATCAAAATTATGAAAAAGTGA
- a CDS encoding sensor histidine kinase, producing MINPLREPLGNSNLSIVMGISIIVIVIIDLLMTRQLLDYNHITGNIMFILTIVICYGIGSFVLLGFAHKVSRELRNKSRLSHLMHWNVILVQFGILITLVFMLFFGNSGYILSRLIFAVSSLLAMAIMLVITFKFFSWYRASKYKNPIVLFYALAALTLACSIFEDASTKLIMIQIIYEEPAPDNQITASSFQYKGSDKYDGQVVFVTSNTDGTALFVIPQTYLDLYNYLNSIILPVGFVFRWIASSMLLRNVYKKIGTLPISLWIIISLPLVLYLIGKMPGFFSGESLAGIDEAYRYYFRVLFRVGTIAGNILFGLAFFVVAKKLKSSKVRDYLILAGLGDTIVGISLSTSAIEPTFGVAAHSLVLLSTYLFTLGLYSSAIRVSQEMKLRQSIRDSAIEESKLLVSIGSAQMAQEIEKKVFAVVEREKAELTRDTGLQPTFTDLDTKEYLNSVLKEIKIIHSIEDIISKSKDILLDSSDFILCTKPSGLRLAYNNYFEIYQQICRAEKTGAHNGIKIVTSIIDSNDIEVVNKFLALGIGIRHVKNLPPINFAASEKEMIATIQKTEGGQILQNLLTTNETAYIEHFSSIFNELWKNGIDCRNRINDIETGVDNEGIEIIQNPETFEKIFHGLIISAKEDVVGIFSTPNAFRRQKFAGSLELIKERLETTNLNVRILVPEDELIYQTINELEHQGFSNRIKIRLIEPSMQTKVSIVVIDKKYSLAVELKDDSKNTISDAIGLVTYSNSKSTVLSYYSIFESLWKQAELYKQLQLHERMHKEFINTAAHELRTPIQPILGAIDILRNNATSIRERELIEIVSRNARRLKKLAEDILDVTKMEGYTLNLNKEKFRIRDIILENIHNCEANFEKGKIEIKFIEVDDLQIIADKSGISRVISNLINNSIKFLPSTGGFISITVNLTKMTFDDKIGNMAQVSITDNGSGIDSEIFPNLFTKFVTKSFQGIGLGLFISKSIVEAHGGKIWAENNLVGQGAIFSFVLPLDDTDQNNKTSTL from the coding sequence ATGATTAATCCGTTACGTGAACCACTTGGCAATAGCAATCTTTCGATTGTTATGGGAATATCGATAATAGTTATAGTAATTATTGATTTATTAATGACCCGCCAATTATTGGACTATAACCACATAACTGGAAATATTATGTTCATCCTTACCATAGTCATCTGTTACGGAATTGGTTCTTTTGTTCTCTTGGGTTTTGCTCATAAGGTAAGTAGGGAACTGAGGAACAAATCACGCCTAAGCCATCTAATGCACTGGAATGTGATTTTGGTGCAGTTTGGAATCTTAATAACTTTGGTATTCATGCTATTTTTCGGTAATTCTGGATATATTTTATCCAGATTGATATTCGCTGTTAGTTCGTTGCTCGCCATGGCTATCATGCTAGTGATAACTTTTAAATTTTTTTCATGGTATAGGGCTAGCAAGTATAAAAATCCCATAGTTTTATTCTATGCTCTTGCTGCGTTAACCCTTGCTTGTTCCATTTTTGAAGATGCAAGTACAAAATTAATAATGATCCAAATAATTTATGAGGAGCCGGCCCCAGATAACCAAATTACAGCATCTTCGTTTCAATACAAAGGATCAGATAAATACGATGGACAAGTCGTTTTTGTCACTTCGAATACAGATGGAACGGCTCTCTTTGTAATTCCACAAACATACCTGGATTTATACAACTATCTGAACTCTATAATTCTACCAGTAGGATTTGTTTTCAGATGGATAGCCTCGTCGATGCTATTGAGGAATGTTTATAAGAAAATTGGCACTCTTCCGATATCACTTTGGATCATTATATCTTTACCACTTGTACTCTATTTGATTGGTAAGATGCCAGGCTTCTTTTCAGGCGAAAGTCTCGCTGGGATTGACGAAGCTTACCGATACTATTTTCGGGTATTATTTAGGGTAGGAACGATAGCTGGAAACATACTATTTGGTCTAGCTTTCTTTGTGGTTGCGAAGAAATTGAAATCGTCAAAAGTTAGAGATTATCTCATCTTAGCTGGTCTTGGTGACACCATAGTTGGAATTTCTCTATCAACTTCAGCTATAGAGCCAACTTTCGGGGTTGCTGCTCATTCATTAGTTCTTCTTTCTACATATCTATTTACACTTGGTCTCTATTCGTCAGCTATTAGAGTTTCGCAGGAAATGAAGCTACGACAATCAATAAGGGATTCTGCCATTGAAGAATCCAAACTCCTAGTCAGCATTGGTTCTGCACAGATGGCACAAGAAATAGAAAAGAAGGTCTTTGCAGTAGTGGAAAGGGAAAAAGCAGAATTGACCAGAGACACGGGATTGCAACCGACATTCACAGACCTAGATACAAAGGAGTATTTGAATTCTGTACTCAAAGAGATAAAAATAATTCACAGTATTGAAGATATTATTTCAAAGAGTAAAGATATCTTACTCGACTCTAGTGATTTTATTTTATGTACTAAACCCTCGGGATTAAGATTAGCTTATAATAATTATTTTGAAATTTACCAGCAAATTTGCCGAGCTGAAAAAACAGGAGCACACAATGGAATTAAGATTGTAACATCCATTATCGATAGTAACGATATTGAGGTAGTAAACAAGTTTTTAGCATTAGGCATAGGTATCAGGCATGTAAAAAATCTTCCCCCCATCAACTTTGCTGCTTCAGAAAAGGAAATGATCGCTACGATACAAAAAACGGAAGGCGGTCAAATCCTTCAAAATCTTCTTACAACCAATGAGACCGCATACATCGAACATTTTAGTTCAATCTTTAATGAATTATGGAAAAATGGGATTGACTGCAGAAATAGGATTAATGATATTGAAACCGGAGTAGACAATGAAGGGATAGAAATAATTCAAAATCCTGAAACTTTTGAGAAAATATTCCACGGTCTCATCATATCAGCTAAGGAAGATGTCGTTGGAATTTTTTCAACACCAAATGCTTTTAGACGTCAAAAGTTTGCCGGATCGCTTGAATTGATTAAAGAAAGACTCGAGACTACCAACTTAAATGTCAGAATTCTGGTCCCAGAAGATGAATTGATTTATCAGACTATAAACGAACTCGAACATCAAGGTTTCTCAAACCGAATTAAGATTAGGCTGATAGAGCCAAGCATGCAAACCAAAGTGTCTATAGTAGTAATAGACAAGAAATACTCACTTGCAGTAGAATTAAAGGATGATTCTAAGAATACCATATCTGACGCTATTGGATTAGTAACATATTCTAATAGTAAATCAACGGTATTATCCTATTATTCGATTTTTGAAAGCTTATGGAAACAAGCAGAGTTATACAAACAGCTACAGTTACACGAGAGAATGCACAAGGAATTTATCAATACTGCTGCCCATGAGTTAAGAACACCTATTCAACCAATTCTTGGCGCCATTGATATTCTTAGAAATAACGCAACCAGTATTAGGGAAAGGGAGCTCATTGAAATTGTCAGTCGTAATGCTAGAAGGTTAAAAAAACTTGCTGAGGATATACTTGATGTAACCAAAATGGAAGGATATACACTAAACCTAAATAAGGAAAAATTTAGAATTAGAGATATCATACTTGAGAATATTCACAATTGTGAAGCAAATTTTGAAAAAGGCAAGATAGAAATTAAATTTATCGAAGTGGACGATCTACAAATTATTGCAGACAAGAGTGGGATTAGTCGGGTTATTTCTAATTTGATCAACAATTCGATAAAGTTTTTGCCCAGCACTGGTGGATTCATTTCGATTACCGTCAACCTAACGAAGATGACATTCGATGACAAGATCGGGAATATGGCACAGGTAAGCATAACTGATAACGGGAGTGGAATAGATAGTGAAATATTTCCTAATCTATTTACAAAGTTTGTGACAAAATCGTTTCAGGGCATTGGTCTTGGATTGTTTATTTCAAAGAGCATCGTAGAAGCACATGGCGGTAAAATTTGGGCCGAGAATAACCTAGTTGGACAAGGTGCTATATTTTCATTTGTTTTACCCCTTGACGATACTGATCAGAATAACAAAACATCTACATTGTAG
- a CDS encoding SDR family NAD(P)-dependent oxidoreductase, which translates to MGLMKTMDWDFNNQVILITGGTGALGSKVSETFLDFSPKAIIITFRSETEMQELRTKIFDRRNKEQKENHHTLIEFMKADITHEDEVKKLISNILEKFDQVHVLANVVGGYIGGKSVSESSEEEWDKMMLINLKSAFLISKHVLASMKKMHFGKIVHVSSATGAKANGNDSAYAASKAGLIRLVESMAEEVRGLNININCILPTIIDTESNRAAMPTANFSTWIPPEELAKVICFLSSEDSKVITGVALPTRGTS; encoded by the coding sequence ATGGGTCTAATGAAAACAATGGATTGGGATTTTAATAATCAAGTTATCTTGATTACTGGTGGCACAGGTGCACTAGGCTCTAAAGTATCGGAAACGTTTCTTGATTTCTCTCCAAAGGCAATTATTATAACATTTAGATCTGAAACCGAAATGCAAGAATTGAGGACAAAAATATTTGACAGAAGGAATAAAGAACAAAAAGAAAATCATCATACTCTAATTGAATTTATGAAGGCGGATATTACTCATGAGGACGAGGTTAAAAAACTAATCTCGAATATACTTGAGAAATTTGATCAAGTCCACGTTTTAGCAAATGTAGTTGGGGGATATATTGGTGGCAAAAGTGTAAGTGAATCGAGTGAAGAAGAATGGGATAAAATGATGTTGATTAATCTAAAATCGGCATTCCTTATAAGTAAACATGTTTTGGCATCTATGAAAAAGATGCATTTTGGAAAGATTGTTCATGTTTCTTCTGCGACAGGAGCAAAAGCAAACGGTAATGATTCTGCGTATGCAGCATCGAAGGCAGGCTTGATAAGATTGGTTGAATCAATGGCAGAGGAGGTAAGAGGTCTAAATATAAATATCAATTGCATCCTTCCAACCATAATCGATACAGAATCAAACAGGGCAGCTATGCCTACGGCCAATTTTTCAACGTGGATACCACCCGAGGAATTGGCTAAGGTGATTTGCTTCCTAAGTTCGGAAGACTCCAAAGTTATTACTGGTGTGGCTCTCCCAACTCGAGGAACATCTTGA